Part of the Bifidobacterium crudilactis genome is shown below.
CGTGGCCCCCTCGTTTTGAGCCGTCGCCAGCATTCGAGAGGCGTCCGCGGCCGAGCTTCTGTTCTCGTAGCCTGCGGCCGAGGCCTGAACATCGCCAAGGTCTCTGGCGAAGGATGTCTGCGCATAGCCCTGTTGCGCGGACCATTGGCTGACTGCGTCCAGTCCGCCAAGTGCGGCGATAGCATCATTTCCTGCGGAGTTATCCATGTTCTGCACCATCGCTGTCGCCGAAGTCAGTGCCGAGGCGTTGTTCTGTGCGCGGGCCTGCAGATAGATAGGCAGGTACAGACCTGCGGCGACGAACTGCTTATCGGCCTGTTGAGAGCTGTATGTATTCTCTCCGGCTGATGCTGCGGTGTTGCCATCCACCGTGGCGGCGACCGCGACATCCGTGGTCGACACACCGTTGACGATGGCGTTCAGGCCATTGGTGTCGAATCCGATGGCTGTATGCGAGGCCGACGAGCTTGGTGAGGTGCTTGACGGCGTTACGGAGCTGGAAGCTGATGGAGCATTGGACGACGAAGGCGAACGTGCTCCCCATAGTCCCATGCTGTAGGTGATGAAGGCCGCCAGACACAGCAGGAACGCAGCTCCGGCAATCGCCGCGATGATGATGTACGGTGTTTTCCCGTCCTTCGTCGTGCTGTTCGGAGTGCGGGAGACCGGAGGTATCTGTGTGCCGGGATAGTTGTTCGTTATGGCGGGTTGTGCATGCAATGGGTTGTTCTGCCCTGGGACTTGCCTGCCTGCATAATATGCGCTCGCCGGAACGGAGCCACCGGCATCTGCCGTCCGCTGATTGCTCTGGCCCTCTCGCGACGTCGGCTTGAAGGATGGTGCCGTCGGCACAGCTGGGCCGTCCGGGCCTGAAATCGGGGAAAGAGGCGCAGTGTTCGACGCATCCTGGGTGATTTCAAAATCCTCCAGACGGGCTTGTCTGGTGTCCGTGTCCGGTAGTTGCGCCGGGGCCGCCACCGACTCCTGCTGCTCAACGAGATTGGCGCCGCATTCTATGCAGAATCTGGTGTCCTTGTCATTAGGCTTTCCGCACTTCGCACAAATCATCCGCTGCTCCCCTTCTCAACTCACCGTCGACCACTCGACATCTCCCCAGATGCTCGGTATGAGTGGTCGTTACCGCCTGCTGAATTTCACTGTAGCCATTCCCTCCGATATGGGAGATGGGATGTGGTGAATCCTCAGCTGATGCTTGCGTTCGCCGGTGTAGTTATCCCAAGCCTGCAGATAGTCCCGCAAATGAACGCCGTCGCCTTACTCAGAACAGCGAACCGATGGTCTCCGCCACACCGCCGATTATCAGTATCAGGATGATGACCGCAATGGCAACTCCCGCCAGAAGCGTGGTCAGACCCCACATCCAGGTCCGGTCGAGTTTCCGATGATTTGATGCCACGGCAAGTCGGGCTGCGGGAAGCACGAGGATGAAGAGCATCGCCACGGTCAGCAGGAATATGGCGAATGCGTTCAGCCCGATTAGAACGGAGACCAGCGCCATCAGATTCGGAGCAAGCAATGTGGTGAGCTTCTGACCGATTTCCTGGTGAAGCGCACTGAAGGTCACACTTGTATCGCCCATAATCCTGATGCCGGCATAAGTCATGAGAATCACCGCATATTCAAGGACCAGCATGAGCACGGCTGTTTTGAACAGTTGCGTGACAGGGATGCTGGTCGCAACGG
Proteins encoded:
- a CDS encoding serine hydrolase, translating into MICAKCGKPNDKDTRFCIECGANLVEQQESVAAPAQLPDTDTRQARLEDFEITQDASNTAPLSPISGPDGPAVPTAPSFKPTSREGQSNQRTADAGGSVPASAYYAGRQVPGQNNPLHAQPAITNNYPGTQIPPVSRTPNSTTKDGKTPYIIIAAIAGAAFLLCLAAFITYSMGLWGARSPSSSNAPSASSSVTPSSTSPSSSASHTAIGFDTNGLNAIVNGVSTTDVAVAATVDGNTAASAGENTYSSQQADKQFVAAGLYLPIYLQARAQNNASALTSATAMVQNMDNSAGNDAIAALGGLDAVSQWSAQQGYAQTSFARDLGDVQASAAGYENRSSAADASRMLATAQNEGATELMNYDLASDGVSIPAGVSVNAHRGMGIQNTYNYFITMSKGSTSISLAVMTQSQGKERTALMTSALLSSMANSFDMK
- a CDS encoding DUF6574 domain-containing protein; this translates as MAPADASSLPPYGQQRAQPPVQMPVAVPVRPNAFTLLIRWLWDSFKHPSRLQRIPSWWPIVPIALNALVIASTTYAMLSHQYRSMSNLTQGINSFFSDIDSSYSVATSIPVTQLFKTAVLMLVLEYAVILMTYAGIRIMGDTSVTFSALHQEIGQKLTTLLAPNLMALVSVLIGLNAFAIFLLTVAMLFILVLPAARLAVASNHRKLDRTWMWGLTTLLAGVAIAVIILILIIGGVAETIGSLF